A genomic region of Eucalyptus grandis isolate ANBG69807.140 chromosome 5, ASM1654582v1, whole genome shotgun sequence contains the following coding sequences:
- the LOC104443711 gene encoding uncharacterized protein LOC104443711 yields the protein MVGGGGGGGGRGSDIPRWLRILLGEKFFNPCGVHDCAKKNEKNTFCLDCCASMCPHCLPPHRHHRLLQIRRYVYHDVIRLGDAQKLLDCSLVQPYTTNSAKVVFLNQRPMSRPFRGSGNFCITCDRSLQDGFHFCSLSCKVHDQMTKKIGLKKRLQDHSHGPLPSLNRPSHEGFPELVDDGHITPDSVLDLPISPTACPEFGRRKRYRPAPIAQVATARLWCRPATDVAGSVAGYMNRRKGVPHRSPLY from the exons ATG gttggtggtggcggtggcggcggtggtcgGGGTTCAGACATTCCTCGGTGGCTCCGAATTCTCCTCGGAGAGAAGTTCTTCAATCCGTGCGGCGTTCACGACTGCGCGAAGAAGAACGAGAAGAACACGTTTTGCTTGGATTGCTGCGCCAGCATGTGCCCTCATTGCTTGCCTCCTCATCGCCATCACCGTCTCTTGCAG ATAAGGAGGTACGTGTACCACGATGTCATTCGCTTGGGCGATGCGCAGAAACTGCTCGACTGTTCCCTCGTCCAA CCATACACAACGAACAGCGCGAAAGTGGTGTTCTTGAACCAGAGGCCAATGTCTCGCCCGTTTAGAGGCTCGGGCAACTTCTGCATCACTTGTGACCGGAGCCTACAAGATGGCTTCCACTTCTGCTCTCTCTCATGCAAG GTACACGACCAAATGACCAAAAAGATTGGCCTCAAGAAACGGCTCCAAGATCACAGCCACGGGCCCCTTCCATCACTGAACAGACCATCTCACGAGGGCTTCCCGGAGCTCGTAGATGATGGACACATCACCCCCGACTCGGTCCTCGATTTGCCTATCTCGCCAACCGCGTGCCCTGAGTTCGGCAGGAGGAAGCGCTACCGCCCGGCTCCGATCGCCCAGGTGGCGACGGCTCGCCTCTGGTGCCGGCCGGCGACGGACGTGGCCGGGTCCGTCGCCGGCTACATGAACCGGCGGAAGGGCGTCCCTCACCGGTCGCCCCTGTACTGA